A stretch of the Primulina huaijiensis isolate GDHJ02 unplaced genomic scaffold, ASM1229523v2 scaffold24481, whole genome shotgun sequence genome encodes the following:
- the LOC140967202 gene encoding ABC transporter A family member 7-like, protein MEDSSNGPASFRTQANALLRKNLTFQKRNSKANLQLVAIPLFLCLLLVLIQILVNNELNKPSNKCGCTCVDTNGDGQCTRVCGIEYSTLDQVATCPIPHPPEWPPLLQLPAQQYRAVKTNYIPYSDLPDESCRRTGSCPVIILMTGSNQTLGRSVAGNMFEQSLNINASDILYSIAGEALGSESKTQFINYLEPAFFSDLPVYYVQPQCASNSSFSFPLQIGPVEMQKDVSCIQGSNLWRNSTSEINDELYKGYRKGNPERKINEIVAAYDFLNSNANQFNVSIWYNSTYKNDSGNQPLGLTRVPRSVNLVSNAYLQHLLGPATRMLFEFVKEMPKPETELRLDFSSLLGPLFFSFVITQLFPVVLIALVYEKQYKLRIMMKMHGLGDGPYWLISYAYFLVISSIYMICLVIFGSAIGLKFFTLNDYSIQFVFYFIYVNLQISLAFLLADLFSNVKTATVVGYMLVFGSGLLGGFLFQFFLQDTSFPKAGIIALELYPGFALYRGLYEFSQYSFLGNYMGTDGMKWKDLNDKNNGMQDAMIIILVEWLVVLGVAYYADQVVSSGRSPLFFLRNHQKKLSSSFRKPSLRRQGSKVFVQMEKPDVVQEREKVEQLLLESSDSHAIICNDLKKVYPGRDGNPEKFAVRGLSLALPQGECFGMLGPNGAGKTSFINMMIGLIKPSSGTAYVQGLDIRENMDKIYTSMGVCPQHDLLWGTLTGREHLLFYGRLKNLKGSALTQAVEESLKSVNLFHGGVADKQAGKYSGGMKRRLSVAISLIGDPKVVYMDEPSTGLDPASRNMLWNVVMRAKQNRAIILTTHSMEEAENLCDRLGIFVDGDLQCVGNPKELKARYGGSYVLTMTTSSNHDEEVGNLVRELSPNASRVYHISGTQKFELPKDEIRIADVFEAVEDAKSRFPVYAWGLADTTLEDVFIKVARGAQAFDVLS, encoded by the exons ATGGAAGATTCATCAAATGGGCCGGCGAGTTTTCGGACACAGGCTAATGCTTTGCTCAGGAAGAATTTGACTTTTCAG AAACGAAACAGCAAGGCTAATCTTCAACTTGTTGCAATCCCATTGTTCCTTTGTTTATTGCTTGTCCTCATCCAAATTTTGGTGAACAACGAATTAAATAAGCCCTCAAACAAGTGTGGCTGCACTTGTGTTGATACTAATGGTGATGGCCAATGTACGAGGGTTTGTGGTATTGAATACTCGACCTTGGATCAAGTGGCCACCTGCCCCATTCCTCATCCACCAGAATGGCCTCCTCTATTACAGTTGCCGGCACAACAGTATCGTGCTGTGAAAACTAATTATATCCCGTATTCGGATTTGCCTGATGAATCATGCAGGAGAACAGGCTCCTGTCCTGTGATTATACTTATGACAGGGAGTAATCAGACACTTGGACGGA GTGTGGCTGGCAATATGTTTGAACAGTCACTTAATATAAACGCCTCTGATATTCTTTACAGTATAGCCGGCGAAGCTTTG GGTTCGGAATCAAAGACTCAATTTATCAATTATCTCGAGCCAGCTTTCTTTTCAGATCTTCCAGTATACTACGTGCAGCCTCAATGTGCTTCGAACTCTAGTTTTTCCTTCCCTCTCCAAATAGGTCCTGTAGAAATGCAAAAAG ATGTAAGCTGCATTCAAGGCTCAAATTTGTGGCGTAATAGTACTTCAGAGATTAATGATGAGCTATACAAGGGATATCGTAAAGGGAATCCAGAAAGAAAGATCAACGAGATTGTAGCAG CCTATGATTTTTTGAATTCAAATGCAAATCAGTTCAATGTGAGCATATGGTACAACTCAACCTATAAGAACGACTCAGGCAATCAGCCTCTTGGATTGACGCGGGTGCCTCGCTCAGTCAACTTG GTATCAAATGCGTATCTCCAACATCTGCTTGGACCTGCAACAAGAATGCTTTTTGAGTTTGTGAAAGAAATGCCAAAGCCTGAAACCGAACTTAGGCTGGATTTCTCCTCTCTCCTCGGTCCATTATTCTTTTCATTTGTTATTACACAGCTGTTCCCT GTTGTACTGATAGCTTTGGTTTATGAGAAACAATACAAGCTAAGAATCATGATGAAAATGCATGGGCTTGGAGATGGGCCTTATTGGTTGATATCTTATGCTTATTTTCTTGTAATATCATCAATCTACATGATATGCTTAGTCATTTTTGGTTCGGCTATAG GGTTGAAGTTCTTCACCTTAAACGATTACAGCATCCAGTTTGTATTCTATTTCATTTATGTGAACTTGCAAATCTCCCTGGCATTTCTCTTGGCCGATTTGTTCTCCAATGTGAAGACTGCTACAG TGGTGGGGTATATGTTAGTTTTTGGAAGTGGGCTATTGGGTGGCTTTCTTTTCCAGTTTTTTCTACAAGACACGTCATTTCCAA AAGCTGGGATTATTGCATTGGAACTGTATCCAGGATTTGCCCTTTACCGAGGGTTGTATGAGTTTTCACAATATTCCTTCCTCGGAAATTATATGGGAACTGATGGAATGAAATGGAAAGATTTAAACGATAAAAACAATGGAATGCAAGACGCCATGATTATCATCTTAGTGGAATGGTTGGTTGTTCTAGGCGTTGCTTATTATGCAGATCAAGTTGTATCATCTGGAAGAAGTCCTCTATTTTTCTTGCGTAACCATCAAAAGAAGCTATCATCTTCCTTCCGTAAACCTAGTCTCCGAAGGCAGGGGTCTAAAGTTTTTGTTCAGATGGAGAAGCCAGATGTTGTTCAAGAG AGAGAGAAAGTGGAACAGCTGCTACTCGAATCAAGTGATAGTCATGCCATAATTTGCAACGACCTCAAAAAGGTATATCCGGGAAGGGATGGAAACCCTGAGAAATTTGCTGTGAGAGGGCTTTCCCTTGCTTTGCCCCAAGGGGAATGCTTTGGCATGCTCGGTCCGAATGGTGCAGGCAAAACTTCATTCATTAATATG atgattgggctcataaAGCCAAGTTCTGGTACTGCCTATGTTCAGGGCTTAGATATCAGGGAAAATATGGATAAAATATATACCAGCATGGGTGTATGTCCACAACATGA CTTACTCTGGGGAACGCTAACAGGAAGGGAGCATCTACTGTTCTATGGAAGGCTTAAAAATCTCAAAGGTTCCGCACTGACTCAA GCTGTGGAAGAATCTTTGAAGAGTGTCAACTTATTTCATGGCGGGGTGGCAGACAAACAAGCTGGGAAATATAGTGGTGGTATGAAGAGGAGGCTTAGTGTTGCCATTTCACTTATCGGAGATCCCAAA GTCGTGTATATGGATGAACCAAGTACTGGACTTGATCCTGCTTCCCGAAACATGCTGTGGAATGTTGTGATGCGTGCAAAACAAAACAGAGCGATAATTCTGACCA CTCATTCAATGGAAGAGGCAGAGAATTTATGTGATCGCCTTGGTATTTTTGTGGATGGCGACTTGCAGTGTGTTGGAAACCCTAAAGAG CTCAAGGCCAGATACGGAGGATCATATGTACTTACAATGACAACATCCTCGAATCATGACGAAGAAGTGGGAAATTTGGTACGAGAACTTTCTCCAAATGCTAGCAGGGTATACCATATTTCCGGAACACAAAAGTTTGAGTTGCCAAAAGACGAGATCAGAATAGCCGATGTTTTTGAAGCAGTTGAGGATGCTAAGAGCAGATTTCCAGTTTATGCATGGGGTCTAGCGGATACGACGTTAGAAGATGTTTTTATTAAGGTTGCAAGAGGGGCTCAAGCATTCGATGTTCTCTCGTAA